A region of Toxorhynchites rutilus septentrionalis strain SRP chromosome 1, ASM2978413v1, whole genome shotgun sequence DNA encodes the following proteins:
- the LOC129778373 gene encoding uncharacterized protein LOC129778373 — MATYAYKANPNGHCRLCTDKDKKEDMVACDECDRWFHISCVGLTYLPKKDERWVCPKCMSTEREMMELKVKVRQSVSGDSLQEILQENRAAMEALVKSMRTTRFEAEPGTSSAHNNDSIEGQNQEAEPEWTVYLKRQALMSLPKYGGAAREWPKFKKAFDETTKQGQFNRLENLNRLQTVLYGNAERSVRQLMMDPNNMDQIIDRLEDNFGRPELVYKELLAELTNIKRESRNLITEISEALDNLVCNVSLMDREEFLIDHRLVEEIIRKMPYGLQVKWTEEMYDGAKTLADLNEWLKPHSRTNRLLNGTSRPQPRETSRPQPREINRSQPRDTRPERRFNVNTHQENRSTIIKRNCEACRGNHKLLECTRFKAMKPEKRNELAFKAKVCLSCLAFTNHMMRDCKRAKQCGINGCKFKHHPLIHKSHERESSDSNQSEGQHSPDTQADGEIHNHQQLTKSNVFYQIVPVTLKNNDKIINTFAFLDAGSSLSLIDEEIANKLGLNGRIDPLMLKWTQNVTRNEQNSRRVQVRINGNNEKEYVMKGVRTIKNLQLPEQSFNKEVMEKRYPYLKNLPLSSYSSIRPTILIGLSHSHLLIPFERRMRKPNEPTALRTKLGWFMFGNISSNVQGGHIMVIQQEDEMNKALQKYFSTEDFGVKVVKNLPKSAEEEKAEQILRSTMKYKDGRYEVGLLWKDEETKFPNSYNNAAKRLTTSERTLKKDPELKKWAIETFADYEKKGYIRKLSEEEIMKPISRVYYLPHFIVHNKNKLPPKPRLVFDAAAKTQGVSFNTELLSGPDATTSLFGVLVRFREGAIAVCGDIKEMFHQVRIRAEDQHAQRFLWRDCDSSKKPDVYVMQVMTFGSTCSPSCAQAVKNHNAEKFRKYCPVATEAIIKQHYVDDYLDSFEELDKAAEIVLHVMKIHDHAGFHIRNFVSNSRELLQSLPSERVQISGIKMFEEKNSMTEKVLGVYWNTTSDTLGYQIKLDKLGSDVTQMLRLPTKREVLAFVMSVYDPLGLISNITVHGRILMQRLHIENIDWDDEIPEKLQSDWQHWLEIIESADSVTIPRYILEERTGEVELHTFVDASEKAFCACVYVRSISGNTPHVRLLSAKSRVAPVKPLSIPRLELQAAVLGSRLTKTIIDETRLKIVSKTFWSDSQTVLSWIKSPKRRSVFVMHRVGEILEDNRKNEWRWVPTDENPADEGTKEKLGKSQWFEGPDFLKLSESSWPSIEEKETDEELRETVLVHEELSKLSFIDKYKEYSDWWKLVKNLCVLNRTKERLRRGYIPDIEYKDYQRAENVLYRKMQWEAFPTEMETLFNGGTISSGPLVSYAPFLDEAGVMRSGGRLKKAMSVPWTTRTPILLPQKHPYTYLIVKATHERYFHHGENTVIAALRQKYWILHIRTVLANVKKNCNRCKIRRATPVEPMMADLPHFRTEAHIPPFTNCGVDYFGPFEVAVKRSLEKRWGVIFTCLSTRAVHIEMAENLSTDAFMVVLRNFQNRRGKVTSIYSDNGTNFVGAERELKSLVNEINEKMGKNEAAKMEIQWRFNPPSAPHFGGAWERLIRNVKVALAEILKVWGRSKPSAATLQAAFIQAEFLVNSRPLTHIPVSCIDDEVLTPFHALIGRAGEYAPPYAPTTSQYDTAQWRRIQHYSKLFWNRWKKEYLPTLLKRNKNTQKVEPIKVNDIVLITDDDAPPGKWLKGRVIETFVASDGQVRQAKIQTAKGVLKRPAVKIAVLDIIKGNDPAIN, encoded by the coding sequence ATGGCTacatacgcatataaagccaacCCTAATGGGCACTGCCGTCTGTGTACGGACAAAGACAAGAAAGAGGACATGGTCGCATGCGATGAATGCGATCGGTGGTTCCACATTTCATGTGTGGGACTCACATACCTACCCAAGAAAGATGAAAGGTGGGTATGCcctaagtgcatgagcacagaaaGGGAAATGATGGAACTGAAAGTCAAAGTCAGACAATCAGTTTCCGGAGAcagcttgcaagaaattttgcaAGAGAACAGAGCAGCAATGGAGGCTCTGGTAAAGTCCATGAGGACAACGAGATTCGAAGCTGAACCAGGTACAAGTTCAGCACACAATAATGACAGCATCGAAGGTCAAAATCAGGAGGCAGAGCCAGAATGGACTGTCTACCTAAAGCGACAAGCACTCATGAGCTTGCCAAAATATGGAGGTGCGGCCAGAGAATGGCCGAAATTTAAAAAGGCCTTTGATGAGACCACAAAACAAGGTCAATTTAACAggcttgaaaatttgaatcgcCTGCAAACAGTGCTGTACGGGAACGCAGAGAGGAGCGTCCGACAGTTAATGATGGATCCAAATAATATGGACCAAATAATTGATAGACTAGAAGATAATTTCGGAAGACCCGAACTAGTCTATAAAGAACTACTAGCCGAACTCACCAATATCAAAAGGGAGAGTCGGAATTTGATTACCGAGATATCCGAAGCACTGGATAATCTCGTCTGTAATGTTTCTCTTATGGATAGAGAAGAATTCCTGATTGACCACCGATTGGTGGAAGAGATCATAAGGAAAATGCCCTACGGTCTACAGGTGAAGTGGACTGAAGAAATGTACGACGGGGCAAAGACTTTAGCTGATCTCAATGAGTGGCTGAAGCCTCATTCGAGAACCAATAGACTGCTGAATGGCACCAGCAGGCCGCAGCCGCGAGAAACAAGCAGACCGCAGCCGCGAGAAATTAACAGATCGCAGCCGCGAGACACGAGGCCTGAGCGTCGATTTAACGTAAATACGCATCAGGAAAATAGATCGACAATAATAAAACGCAATTGTGAAGCATGTCGGGGAAACCACAAACTCCTCGAATGCACCAGATTTAAGGCTATGAAGCCTGAAAAGCGAAATGAATTAGCCTTTAAGGCAAAGGTATGCTTGAGCTGTCTCGCATTTACAAACCATATGATGCGAGACTGCAAAAGAGCAAAACAATGTGGAATTAATGGATGTAAGTTCAAACATCATCCATTAATTCATAAATCTCATGAGAGAGAATCAAGTGATTCAAATCAGTCGGAAGGACAGCATAGTCCAGATACACAAGCAGATGGTGAGATACACAATCACCAACAACTAACAAAATCCAACGTATTCTACCAAATAGTTCCTGTGACGttgaaaaataatgacaaaatcaTCAACACGTTCGCTTTCTTGGATGCGGGGTCATCACTCTCTCTAATAGACGAGGAGATTGCGAACAAGTTAGGGCTCAACGGAAGAATTGATCCGTTAATGCTAAAGTGGACGCAGAACGTCACGAGAAACGAACAAAACAGCCGTAGAGTTCAGGTACGAATCAACGGCAACAATGAAAAAGAATACGTCATGAAAGGAGTGAGAACGATAAAGAATCTCCAACTCCCAGAGCAAAGCTTCAACAAGGAGGTGATGGAGAAAAGGTATCCATACCTCAAGAATCTGCCGTTGAGCAGTTACAGCAGTATACGCCCGACGATATTAATTGGACTGAGTCACAGTCACTTGTTAATTCCATTCGAAAGGCGAATGAGAAAACCGAACGAGCCCACAGCGCTACGAACCAAACTTGGATGGTTCATGTTCGGCAACATATCGTCCAATGTGCAAGGCGGACACATCATGGTCATTCAGCAAGaagatgaaatgaacaaggctTTGCAGAAATATTTCTCCACCGAAGACTTCGGCGTTAAGGTAGTCaagaatctaccaaaatcagcTGAAGAAGAAAAGGCTGAACAAATTCTAAGAAGTACTATGAAATACAAGGATGGTAGATACGAAGTTGGACTTCTATGGAAAGATGAGGAAACGAAATTTCCAAATAGCTACAACAATGCAGCAAAGAGGCTGACAACGAGTGAGAGAACGTTAAAAAAAGACCCAGAGTTGAAAAAATGGGCAATAGAAACATTTGCGGATTACGAGAAGAAAGGCTACATCCGCAAACTGTCAGAGGAAGAAATTATGAAGCCGATATCAAGAGTGTATTATCTTCCACACTTTATTGTGCACAACAAAAATAAGTTGCCACCTAAACCAAGGTTGGTTTTCGATGCGGCGGCAAAGACACAAGGTGTATCGTTCAACACGGAACTGTTATCAGGGCCGGATGCTACTACGTCATTGTTCGGTGTTTTAGTAAGATTCCGAGAAGGAGCAATTGCTGTATGTGGAGACATCAAAGAGATGTTCCACCAAGTACGAATCCGAGCTGAAGATCAACACGCTCAGAGATTCTTATGGAGAGATTGTGATAGCAGTAAGAAACCTGATGTATACGTAATGCAGGTGATGACATTCGGATCAACCTGTTCACCGTCATGTGCACAAGCGGTTAAAAACCACAACgcagaaaaattcagaaaatattgTCCAGTGGCGACTGAAGCAATCATCAAGCAACACTACGTCGACGATTATTTGGATAGTTTCGAAGAGCTTGATAAGGCAGCAGAGATAGTACTACATGTTATGAAAATTCACGATCACGCGGGTTTCCACATCAGAAACTTTGTGTCAAACAGCAGAGAACTTCTGCAAAGTTTACCCTCGGAACGTGTACAAATTTCCGGAATCAAAATGTTCGAAGAAAAGAATTCAATGACAGAAAAGGTACTTGGTGTATATTGGAACACCACGTCTGACACACTCGGCTATCAAATCAAATTAGACAAGCTAGGAAGTGATGTTACACAAATGCTACGTTTACCAACAAAGAGAGAGGTACTAGCTTTCGTGATGAGTGTCTACGATCCACTTGGACTCATCTCAAATATAACTGTGCATGGAAGAATCCTCATGCAAAGGCTGCACATAGAAAATATAGATTGGGATGACGAAATTCCCGAGAAGTTGCAGTCAgactggcaacactggttagAAATTATTGAATCTGCTGATAGCGTAACGATACCAAGATACATCCTCGAAGAAAGAACAGGTGAAGTAGAACTACACACCTTTGTAGATGCTTCTGAGAAAGCATTTTGTGCATGTGTGTACGTAAGAAGTATATCTGGAAACACACCACACGTAAGACTTCTATCAGCAAAGTCTAGAGTAGCACCAGTCAAACCATTGAGCATACCACGCCTAGAGCTACAAGCGGCCGTGTTAGGAAGCCGATTAACCAAAACGATAATAGATGAAACGAGGTTGAAAATCGTCAGCAAAACATTTTGGAGTGATTCACAGACCGTATTGTCATGGATCAAGAGTCCAAAACGAAGAAGCGTATTTGTGATGCATCGAGTAGGTGAAATCCTGGAAGATAACAGGAAAAATGAATGGCGATGGGTGCCAACAGATGAAAATCCAGCCGATGAAGGCACAAAGGAAAAGCTAGGAAAATCACAATGGTTTGAGGGACCTGATTTCCTAAAGCTCTCAGAATCGTCATGGCCTTCCattgaagagaaggaaacagacGAAGAGTTGAGAGAAACAGTGCTAGTTCACGAAGAACTAAGCAAACTTAGTTTCATCGATAAGTACAAGGAATACTCAGATTGGTGGAAATTGGTGAAGAACCTTTGTGTATTAAACAGGACAAAGGAAAGATTACGTCGTGGATATATTCCAGACATTGAGTACAAGGACTACCAAAGAGCTGAGAACGTGCTCTATAGAAAGATGCAATGGGAAGCATTTCCAACAGAGATGGAAACTTTATTCAATGGCGGAACAATATCGTCAGGACCATTGGTCAGTTACGCACCCTTCCTAGACGAGGCAGGGGTAATGAGAAGTGGAGGACgtttgaagaaagccatgtcagTACCATGGACTACAAGAACGCCAATATTGCTCCCACAAAAGCATCCATATACATATTTGATCGTGAAAGCAACACACGAAAGATATTTCCACCACGGCGAAAACACCGTCATAGCAGCATTACGGCAGAAGTATTGGATACTGCATATAAGAACAGTATTAGCAAACGTCAAGAAGAATTGCAATAGGTGCAAAATACGACGTGCAACTCCGGTAGAGCCGATGATGGCAGATTTACCACATTTCCGCACAGAAGCGCATATACCTCCATTTACAAACTGCGGAGTAGATTACTTCGGACCTTTCGAAGTAGCGGTAAAGAGATCGCTCGAGAAGAGATGGGGCGTCATATTCACCTGTCTCTCAACAAGAGCAGTACATATTGAGATGGCAGAAAATCTCAGTACTGATGCGTTCATGGTCGTGTTAAGGAACTTCCAGAACCGAAGAGGAAAGGTCACCAGTATCTACAGCGACAACGGAACGAACTTCGTTGGAGCAGAGCGAGAGTTAAAGTCGCTAGTCAATGAAATCAACGAGAAGATGGGCAAAAATGAAGcagcaaaaatggaaatccagtgGAGATTCAACCCACCTTCAGCACCACATTTTGGAGGCGCTTGGGAGAGATTAATAAGAAACGTCAAAGTAGCACTAGCAGAGATCCTGAAAGTTTGGGGTAGGAGCAAGCCATCAGCAGCAACGTTGCAAGCTGCATTCATCCAAGCGGAATTTTTAGTCAACTCTCGACCGTTGACACACATACCAGTCTCCTGCATCGACGATGAAGTGTTGACGCCATTCCACGCGTTAATAGGAAGAGCAGGAGAGTATGCCCCACCGTATGCACCAACGACCAGTCAGTATGACACAGCGCAATGGAGACGCATTCAACATTATTCCAAGTTGTTTTGGAACCGATGGAAGAAGGAGTACTTACCAACTCTGTTAAAGCGTAATAAAAATACGCAGAAAGTAGAACCGATCAAAGTCAACGACATCGTCTTAATCACGGACGACGACGCACCACCAGGAAAATGGCTTAAAGGACGAGTCATCGAAACGTTTGTGGCGAGCGACGGGCAAGTTCGCCAAGCAAAGATCCAAACCGCGAAAGGTGTCCTGAAACGACCGGCAGTTAAAATTGCAGTACTGGACATTATCAAGGGAAATGATCCAGCCATCAACTAA